The segment CACAAGAATAAATGTATTATGTACATTATCAgggttaaaatattattatggatCTTGTCATAGGGATATATTCTGACATATTCTAAAATAATTTCTTATCAACACTAATAACAATAAAATTGTTTGTCGCAACAAAAATAATTCTTTATGATTATGTAAATTTAGATTTGTACTCTTGTTATATTTCTGCTTatcaatgataattttttatattaaaaatatttttatataaaataatatcattcaatagttttttttaatctaagataTTGATTTAATAGTGGTATACAGGATTCACCTCAgaatcttattatatttttgaagcTGCCCTCTTATTAGAaaagttagaaaagaaaaaaatattttcatttgccaatatttaataaaatataaaataggtATATTTAAGATAATATAAATATGTGTGAATAATTAGGAGAGAATCGGTGCCTATTATTGGGAAagttagaaaagagaaaaaagatttaTTCACCAatatttaataaaagataaaattagaaatatttaagatgatataaGTATGGGCGACAATTGATGATAGTGAGGAGAAGTAGAGGATTGCTCAAGaagtttaaattaaaaataataaataaataaataaatttaatgataataaaagatggagattgctatttttttttttttttgctattggTAATCACTtactttatataattatttttaaaacataaaatataattttactaaatagaACCCCTCAATTACCACTCATACTCTTATCTTTGGAGATTACTatttgtaactttttttttttttgttacttacAACCTCACATTAagaattttgaatattttaaaattatctctTACATATGTTCCCTAACCATCTAGTGAAACGCTTTAATAAAAATTCTCGCagaatcgagaatgaagttttcattctgATCATGTCATGTcagatcatgaattagtaacCGTCTCCAATCTCGGAAAAAGTCATAATTGTTTCGAACTTTGAATGAGATATTTACATAATCCCCATGAATATGATCAATCCTTATTCCATGATATTTTCATAAgatatttcttatttttatgtaAACACCTAAGAGGACTTggttgatcatgatttatgtttcaatTAAGtcgagaagaagaaaggaaagatgGGAAAGATAAATGAATTATATGAAAATTGTTGAAAAAGTGTTAGATTTAAGTGACGAGTTAAGAGTATTTACATCAATCTtactaatattaaaaattattaaaatctgCTAAGATCCATATGTAGATAATTATTGTTTATATTTATAAGAGATGAGGGTAATATTTTTTACAatccaataaaataaaattttattagataTGACCGCATTTTTTACAATTCATGTTGATAATTAttgtattatgtttattagatatgatcataatattttatacaaTCAATTAATTATAATAGAGAAATATGTTTTATTTTAATTAGTTTCTTTGTTCAACTGTGAcagcattattattttttattataagctAAAAAAGGATGACAATAATATTATTAGACGTGTGATGCTATGAACATGAACTTATGATGCTTGCCTTGCCAACTCTCTGCTCCGCGGTCTTCGTCATCATAGCAATCGCGCCAAGGGGGCCTCGAAGCCAAATCAAACCCTTCTCTTCGCGGCCTAAGCAACAGGAAGAAGAAAGGCTGTCGATAGCGGGCGCGACAATATAATTCCTTTTTTCGTTTTCATCCCCCTCGATCTCGAATCGGACGGACGAGTTCTCACTTCGCGATCCAGATGTCTGCGGCGGCTATCACCTGCAGTAGAGGCGCCGCCGCGTTAGGGTTTCGTTGCTGGTCGCTGATGCGGCTGCCGGCGGCGCAAGTCGGGTGCCCTCGGTCCAATTTGTCGCTGCTGCAGCGCTTCTCTTCGCAACTCGTCAAGAGCAACGGGAGTAGGGCTTGCCTTATCGACACGCTCGCTCTGGTACTGCGCTACCTTGTCGGTGTTTGATTGATGGGAGGGGGTCTCGGTTGCGCTACAGGtgtttgtgtttttgcttgtgtagGTCAGGAGGTTGGAGAAGGAAGGGGCCCCGTCGAAGCAAGCGGAGGCCATCGCATCGACCATCACGGAGGTTTTGAATGAGAGCTTGGAGAGTGTCGCCCAGTCCTTTGTGTCCAAGCCCGAGATGCAGAGGGTCTGAcctttttttatgtttcttgagTATTATTAGGTTTTGTTGCTTTGTAGTTCACATTTGCTGAcatttgtgtttttgcttgtgtagGTCAGGAGGTTGGAGAAGGAAGGGGTCCCGTCGAAGCAAGCAGAGGCCATCACATCGACCATCACGGAGGTTTTGAATGAGAGCTTGGAGAGCGTCGCCCAGTCCTTTGTGTCCAAGCCCGAGATGCAGAGGGTTTGACCTCTTTTTATGTTTCTTGAGTATTATTAGGTTTTGTTGCTTTGTAGTTCACATTTGCTGACATTTGTGTATTTGCTTGTGTAGGTCTGGAGGTTGGAGAAGGAAGGGGTCCCGTCGAAGCAAGCAGAGGCCATCACATCGACCATCACGGAGGTTTTGAATGAGAGCTTGGAGAGTGTCGCCCAGTCCTTTGTGTCCAAGCCCGAGATGCAGAGGGTTTGACCTCTTTTTATGTTTCTTGAGTATTATTAGGTTTTGTTGCTTTGTAGTTCACATTTGCTGACATTTTGTTGTGTGTGATGTTTAACACAGAGTGAGATGATTCAAGATTCTAATATCTGGAAATTCAAGTTGGAAATGAAGGGCTCGCAGGTTTGCTCCACTTGATTGCATCTCACCCACTATTCAGTTGTATCACAAAGAAGTACGTCGGGCAGTAGGGCAATAGCACTATATGCTTTCAATCCttggtcgtgcggcacccttgcgtgtccgtccgcaaaagtcagcctccccgaagcctcccataatccgttaggacccacaaaagagaaaacgggttagagtaaacgtctcactcgggatccacaagtaaacatttccgaaaaacacttcatagacaattcaaattacaaatagactttacaagcttagaacagttgcacaacaaagggataAAATGGTACATTACAGATCGaataatctctcacacgtgtccacatgacacaacctttatttacaagcctaaagaggccaccaaacccaactaaaatgggactattaggcCTTTGGTTGTCtctttatatgctgtgcaaagcataaacaaataaaaagacacggacatacataagcattatatcaaacatcctgtttcgaagtttgtccgtgacaatctcCCCCActcatcccttcgacgtcctcgtcgaagcctttgtggacactacaactcctcgcctatgTTGAGGTTTCAATCTtccgctctagctgcaatgcgcctcttggctcccagttgctctccgttgttgttgttgagtagtcgaacttttgatatgatatgctgtttcaacttgccaatgactttgactctggtgtggggttggctgagttgtgttgatccttgttgattcctacggatccttcagatgaaggaaaagaccatccttactatgcgctagtctctcaaatgcctcatgctgcttgaactgggtggatgcttattggagctttaacgagcatcgcctccaaactttctgaagttttgggtcccttcctccataaaatttgtccattgactcttcattaacttagttgtcacttccaagtatattcgcatcacttctgctttcgatgacattctgttgggaaatgaagcggataatctgttcttagtagtactgatcaccgttggtaaggatttgacaactattgtcttccgttatcttcgaagggtctttgaacctgtgcagagctcctctgctggatagataagagaattggagtactcggtttcgcccattctcttaagagttgagaaggcaaaggttacttgacttcgcccacctcctcaactgttgtacttcatgcatcgagctggttactagccttcgcatgTTCTTTGCTCACACGTCtgaagcactcaaagtgtttgcactccttgcattgagttaactactgtgactcaccttctcaataccatcgaacttctagaatataggaagttttcacccccaacatggagtaagtctctaatagttttggtcgcctctgggattgtatcatcttctccatcaaccctgccgcctactccactgagtagcaaaggtacagtaccgcgtattgcctgcttcgttccttagtctTGCACTCTtatatgacccgaagtcctttactttcggctatctcgatgagaagctcattgacaccggtcttacgaagttccttggcctctgcccttcagccttatctcggtacttggagttagcctctgcatgctctacctcctcggcccctttcacggccaagcgctctccctccatgagagcaagggatcaatgactttcacggaagtcccgcctctgcgataccatggcgctaccatgcccatggccctactatccgtcgcctcgcatctgcatccattttcttcacgatcagtagatatgtttatgtggtttttcaccgagtccacctccattctaactgatacttgatttttggtagctaagtccctctggactcatcgtcgcttcctcgcccctttcgactccctgcttcaacacttctgtgttctccaagcagatcccttttggttgatggaaagacagactgcaactctcatgcatggcttttgccatcatgttgtaggatttgcaccgattatgttctccttagcttccttggtagtaacgttcgcttactcgaccttgtcctttggcttgtcgggctcccttaagcgaatatgactctagagcagtccaactctccagttgtttcgatcatacctctgcatgatcaagtccccccaatgggactcactggtacttgcattcgaacttttccctcggtggtacacagcctccatatgctgatgaccatccgattcaaaattcgatgcacgcacggaagacctgcctctacggtaccatggccttcactccttgtatccatagctcttcttaccgtcgtgttgttcaccgaagtggagctcccagtagctcccgatcatacctccgtatgataaagtccctcacgggactgtgtcgtgtgaatcgcattgccacgaactgcttccaccacgatccgctgcaccatgtcgcctcctggtgacatctccattgcattctgatcattgtgggatgaacttgaattgtgaaccctctatgtgtagcctctgccaatacatcgcagggtctccactttcgtttttgttcgctcctttgacaatcgaccttcatccacccgctcttgggtcacacttagttgaagcatcgctctaggacaatccatcgcctagtagctcccgaagtccaccaacttcgctataattagtgcaccattgtctggattctgggcctctgcccctacaagcacaatctccgctgcacatcgCTTCCTTCAAGTAACTTGAATGAcatcactgtggcatattcttcaagactacctgcctccgcatcctcttgccccgtgccaaggcattctgaacccaacttcgcctccgcaagttgagttgccttagttcctccatcaaatgcttctctgagataaggtgcatgtgcccataaacttttttcgtctttggcaccatacaagatgagtccgctccgtcagaatgaatgacctatggaacaacataatcctactcttgcctttgcaagagttcatgtccttgacctctgtccaaggaaagctttgtgcctccgctccatgttccatcttttatGCCGGCtcacttcatacggcttgggtacttcgccaagttacacccaagttgctccgctcctcgttttgcattgagttgatggtggccctcacgcccaccattcctcgGGTCAGCCCTTCCTTGAGTCTGATCATCATATCTACTCCCAAGTGTGctttcatttatgttgctttagatcgctctctcacttgatctcgcaatgcatccaccaatgcattctcttaagtGAGATCATTCAACGACTCCTCATCGCtcgctcgatccattgagcttcgtggagttgttgtttttgaggtactcctcctcaacatgtgcgatctgttgcacatgattctccctccggATAACCGAGATCTATCCCTTCTAAATAACTGTCATATtgtagcaacatctctcttcgtttcggagaccaccatccccttagactactccgatttgctgaacaaactgtgcattgttccgcctcctgcaaacgcacttgctagattgcgactctacgtcaatacagcccccgctgcatcaCTCAagccctagcaacatgctgaacttgctgcacactttagccttccacggacgtatccttcacatgccgaagagaaagtttcaatgctccttggcaccgagtttcggtcgccttgggatggccacgaacattccatcatccgcatgcaAGCCCTTACATGagcaccgaattctttgagttagcaattcctctcacctctgtgagctttgcacagctctttcgatcgctgagcaactctttccaccttgcattgtctcatcctttaccaagcgcctcacttgccttgagcaccatcaagtgttgttgtcaacgttgagccgtagctcgaactcagccattcgaacctttgtgcgcttcacattcttcccagcttgcttgtcctcgtggtgcctcttgcgcgaagggtttgtCATTCCTCCGAATGCcagtctcagatgctcgctcctccgagcgactcctttttcctacatctccatgcccgttttctcccaaacggtcgcgcgtgtgctgactgccctcaacgcaaccccacTTGGTCCCCCAGATTTGTATGTCAGGTGTTTATATGGGTGCTTGTCCcggtctgataccatctgtcacagacttagctagttttgcctaagtcgtgcggcacccttgcgtgtccgtccgcaaaggtcagtctccccgaaacctcccatgatccattaggacccacaaaagagaaaacgggttagagtaaacgcctcactcggaatccacaagcaaacatttccgaaaaacacttcatatacaatgcaaattacaaatagactttataagctcagaacagttgcacaacaaaagggtaaaatggttcattacagatcgaataatctctcacacgtgtctacatgacacaacctttatttacaagcctaaagaggccaccaaacccaactaaaatgagactattaaacctTTGGTTGTccatctatatgctgtgcaaagcataaacaaatagaaagacacggacatacgtaagcattacatcaaacatcctgtttcgaagtttgtccgtgacacaccGTTCAATTGTATCACAAAGAAGTACGTCGGGCTGTAGGGCAATAGCACTATATGCTTTCAATCCTTGGAAGCAAGGTAATAGATGATGAAAATGAGCGGGCTCATCAgaaatactttttttatttttattttccgtaGTGTGTCATTGTTAAAATGCTTTTCCGTCAGTGTCAGAGATTATGTGCATACTTGTAGTTGTAGAGAGCTTTTAATTAGCTAAAAATTATACAGGGATAAAGGAATCTAAGGTTAGCACTAGAATTATCATTAGGCATTTTCAAAAGATGGCAATTTTAACTACTTTTTAAATATCTGAATCTGGTTAATTCTTCAAAAAAATTCAACATGAGCGGAGAATAGAAGTTGATATTCCTAATCGGTTGGCAAGTTTCCATGGCCTATCCGGAAACATGAGCGGAGAAAAGAAAAGACAATGAGTCTGTAATGGGGAAGCCCATGTCAGTTTTCTATTTCCCCTTTATTTGATTCCTATAACTTCACTTTTTCTTGTTTTGCTACATTTCAATTCTCATATATCCGGAAATATCACAGGAGACCTTTTTCATATCAGTTTAAGTAATTGAATGCTCACTATATATTAGTTATTTGTATTGTGAATTGACAAACTGGGCATGAGTTTTCGGTACATCCACTGTGAGAATAGTTTAAAATGAGTCTAGAAACTTCAATCTATGTTtaagttattgatttagtttggaTAGATTTGATCACAAGTCTGTGTGGTAGCATCAACAAGCATCTTTTTTGTTAGTATAGCAAATATTGCACCCACAAGTGTTTCTAGCTATGTTTATGGCAGACTTCCAGAACTGCTAATATTGCAAATGACGCATAATGCATGAAAAATTTATGGCAGACTTCCAGAATTGATACTTTTCTAGCTTGAAAAAATTGAACAATTAGTGTGTATTTTTTCCACTGCCATTTCCACCAATGTCAGTAGCTTTGCTGCTACCGATATTTGTTAAGAAGTTGTTTTACTAAACacttatttgatcagataatCACTTTGAAGTTAACAGACCTTTTATGATTAGACATATCGCATGCATTTGCAATCATTTCCATGAATATTCTTCCCAAAGGAACTTTTCAGAAATTTTTGATGAAGACACCCTAAAGTACTTGTGAACATGTTGAACTTTATCATGCCATATTTGAAATTAGCAGTTTCAACAAGCTTGGTCATCAAAGCATGGAATTTTAAGCCATAAATGGTAGAGGTGTTCAAATTGTAGGTAACAAAAAACCAGAGTTCATGTTGATTTGAATTCTGATTTATCATCATGACGTTCTGGTCTGAGTGTTGCTAGATCACTGTGCTAATGTTGATCCAATGTTTCATTTGAGTTTGTTCATTTTTTATCACCTTTGTTATGCCTGGAACAAACAAATAGGACTACCATCAGTAGCATCGATCAATGATTATGTATGTGCTTATTGCAagtagctttcatttttaatgtaCTGTACCGGATGAATGTAGTAGCTTTACTTTTAACTTCTTTTTTCTAATTGTTTAGGTGCATATGTGACGAGTTACGTGACGAGTTAGCGAAACAAAGTGCAGAAACCACAGAACTTATTACCAAACTCGACAGGGTAAGTTTCCTAGatcaaggagaaaaaaaattactGATAATTCTGTCCGTAGTTTTTGGTTTAGTATGTCTATATTTGGTGTATCTTTGTAAATTTTCCAGGAAATCCTTGCATTAAGGGCACAGTTAGACGCAGCAAAACACGATGCCATAAAGTTGTGCATTGGTATTCTTGTTTCTATGTCGTTCAAAGCAGCAGCCTTTCTTCGACGGTTTCTCTAATGCAAAAGCAACGCTGTCAACCAGTTAAACACTAGAGTGACATTAAAATTCAGATTTGTCACGATATGACATGATAAATAGGATTTTTGTTTGAATGATCGTAAACTGAACTTAAGTGAAAAAAAAGCTTAAATATCGTATCAATATATAATTGAAACTTAataccatgataaatattttgagtcgATGTAGACcatgatatataattttgaattaaaCGGTTCTTCTTAACAATCTCACGACTTCTGCCGCTCTTAAACATCGGATGGAGATTGGAGATTAGTGCAAAACCTAATCAAATTTACTTGTGatgaaaataaaaacataaagaaTATTCATTTTATCGAGGTCCTCTTATATAAACATAGATTTAGATTTGGTACACatatttgtaaatatattattagaaaaatattgtgCAAGCCATAAATGGTAGAggtgttcaaattgaacctaaccaagtgttagtgtaaacaattttaagccgtggcctcggggccgatgcgGTTTGGTTCGAGTCCGAATGATCGTGGGTCGCGTTGGATGACCCTGGGGGCTACCGAGGCGATCGCGCTTGGGTGGTCCGAGCGTCGACGGGTCGCTGTTTCCTTCGGGAAGGGGGCTCGGCTCCTGGGCGTTTGGTGGAGGGCTCCGCCTTCGTACCTGCACACATGTCGGGTCGGGAGAgtgcggcccgacccctccgacgatcaagttagtcgaGGTATAGTGGGATGTTTGTCTCATCTTCCTCCCTCTTATTTCCTTCTGCTTAGTGCGAGGATTTTATAAGGAAGGTTATCGTTGCTTGATGTGCTCGCTCGCCGGGAGCGGGACCGTACTCCTGGTAGCATCTGATAGCAGCGATGGCATAGcgtgttggacttggcttttgcaggatgttaatgtgcctcgatcgACGTTCTGATAAGTTCCGAGGCGCGTGACATCATTTGGAGCAGTTGACGTTGTCCTGAGActgatcgccatttttaccctcatcatattccccccccccccgaaagaagctatgcgtcggtcgttataacgggggtctgaggcatggcttcagctttctgTATTCGTTCTTATCGTGCGGTTGCCGATCCGTTACCTGGGGTATGACCCAAGTTTAGA is part of the Musa acuminata AAA Group cultivar baxijiao unplaced genomic scaffold, Cavendish_Baxijiao_AAA HiC_scaffold_1077, whole genome shotgun sequence genome and harbors:
- the LOC135666256 gene encoding uncharacterized protein LOC135666256; this translates as MSAAAITCSRGAAALGFRCWSLMRLPAAQVGCPRSNLSLLQRFSSQLVKSNGSRACLIDTLALVRRLEKEGVPSKQAEAITSTITEVLNESLESVAQSFVSKPEMQRSEMIQDSNIWKFKLEMKGSQVHM